In Eriocheir sinensis breed Jianghai 21 chromosome 64, ASM2467909v1, whole genome shotgun sequence, one DNA window encodes the following:
- the LOC126987186 gene encoding transmembrane 9 superfamily member 3-like isoform X9: MRRCWTLLLGAALLGAAKGDEHTHTYKDREEVVLWMNTVGPYHNRQETYSYFSLPFCVGPKSKISHYHETLGEALQGVELEFSGLDIDYKEDIAKTTYCEVELNEVRLRTFIYAVKNHYWYQMYIDDLPIWGIVGEMDETTEDFYIWTHKRFDLGYNGEQIVDVNLTSEARQRLELGAKVKFTYEVNWKRSSVRFEDRFDKYLDPTFFQHRIHWFSIFNSFMMVIFLVGLVSMILMRTLRKDYARYSKDEEMDDMERDLGDEYGWKQVHGDVFRPPAHPLLFSALIGSGCQMLTVTFLVILLAIVGELYTERGSMVSIAIFIYAATSPVNGYFGGSLYARMGGKVWIRQMMVSALLLPTLVCGTAFFINFIAIYYHASRAIAFTIMLAVVCICTFVILPLTLVGTVLGRNLAGQPNYPCRINAVPRPIPEKKWFMEPLVIIPLGGVLPFGSIFIEMYFIFTSPKPHLLLIARHFIFLSPKPHLLLIARHFIFTSPKPHLLLIAGTSSSHPLNLTFSSSQALHLHIP, encoded by the exons ATGAGGCGCTGCTGGACGCTTCTGCTGGGGGCCGCCCTGCTGGGGGCCGCCAAGGGGGACGAGCACACGCACACG tacAAGGACCGGGAGGAGGTGGTACTATGGATGAATACGGTTGGCCCCTACCACAACCGACAGGAGACATACAGCTATTTCTCCCTGCCCTTCTGCGTGGGTCCCAAAAGCAAGATATCTCACTACCACGAAACCCTCGGCGAAGCTCTTCAAGGCGTGGAGCTGGAATTTTCCGGCCTGGACATCGACTACAAGG AGGACATCGCCAAGACCACATACTGCGAGGTGGAGCTCAATGAAGTGCGGCTTCGGACATTCATCTATGCCGTGAAAAACCACTATTGGTATCAAATGTACATTGACGACCTGCCGATCTggg gcaTCGTCGGCGAAATGGACGAGACTACAGAGGACTTCTACATCTGGACGCACAAACGCTTCGACCTTGGCTACAACGGGGAGCAGATCGTCGATGTTAATTTGACCTCCGAGGCGCGGCAGAGGCTCGAGCTGGGGGCCAAGGTCAAGTTCACGTATGAGGTCAACTGGAAGAGGTCGTCGGTGCGATTCGAGGACCGGTTCGACAAGTATCTCGACCCGACATTCTTCCAGCATAGG aTTCACTGGTTCAGCATCTTCAACTCCTTCATGATGGTCATCTTCCTGGTGGGTCTGGTGTCGATGATCTTGATGAGAACGCTACGGAAGGACTACGCTCGCTACTCcaaggacgaggagatggatgacaTG GAGCGTGACCTGGGCGATGAGTATGGGTGGAAGCAGGTCCACGGCGATGTCTTCCGCCCGCCGGCCCATCCGCTCCTCTTCTCCGCTCTCATCGGCTCGGGCTGCCAAATGTTGACGGTCACCTTTCTCGTCATCCTGTTGGCCATCGTCGGCGAGCTGTACACTGA acgAGGCTCCATGGTCAGCATCGCAATCTTCATCTACGCAGCGACCTCTCCCGTCAACGGCTACTTTGGGGGGTCACTCTACGCGCGCATGGGAG gcaaAGTATGGATTAGGCAGATGATGGTGTCCGCCCTTCTTCTACCAACCCTCGTCTGCGGAACAGCCTTCTTCATCAATTTCATCGCCATCTACTACCATGCGTCGAGGGCCATCGCCTTCACTAtcatg TTAGCAGTGGTGTGCATCTGTACGTTTGTGATCCTGCCGCTGACGCTGGTGGGCACGGTGCTGGGGCGGAACCTGGCCGGCCAACCCAACTACCCCTGCCGCATCAACGCTGTGCCTCGCCCCATACCCGAGAAGAAGTGGTTCATGGAGCCCCTTGTCATTATACCCCTCGGTGGTGTGCTGCCCTTCGGATCGATCTTCATAGAGAT GTACTTCATCTTCACAtcccctaaacctcaccttctcctcatcGCCAG gCACTTCATCTTCCTGtcccctaaacctcaccttctcctcatcGCCAG GCACTTCATCTTCACAtcccctaaacctcaccttctcctcatcGCAGGCACTTCATCTTCACAtcccctaaacctcaccttctcctcatcCCAGGCACTTCATCTTCACAtcccctaa
- the LOC126987186 gene encoding transmembrane 9 superfamily member 3-like isoform X4 → MRRCWTLLLGAALLGAAKGDEHTHTYKDREEVVLWMNTVGPYHNRQETYSYFSLPFCVGPKSKISHYHETLGEALQGVELEFSGLDIDYKEDIAKTTYCEVELNEVRLRTFIYAVKNHYWYQMYIDDLPIWGIVGEMDETTEDFYIWTHKRFDLGYNGEQIVDVNLTSEARQRLELGAKVKFTYEVNWKRSSVRFEDRFDKYLDPTFFQHRIHWFSIFNSFMMVIFLVGLVSMILMRTLRKDYARYSKDEEMDDMERDLGDEYGWKQVHGDVFRPPAHPLLFSALIGSGCQMLTVTFLVILLAIVGELYTERGSMVSIAIFIYAATSPVNGYFGGSLYARMGGKVWIRQMMVSALLLPTLVCGTAFFINFIAIYYHASRAIAFTIMLAVVCICTFVILPLTLVGTVLGRNLAGQPNYPCRINAVPRPIPEKKWFMEPLVIIPLGGVLPFGSIFIEMYFIFTSPKPHLLLIARYFIFTSPKPHLLLFPGTSSSCPLNLTFSSSPGTSSSHPLNLTFSSSPGTSSSHHSGRTRSTTCTGSCCWSW, encoded by the exons ATGAGGCGCTGCTGGACGCTTCTGCTGGGGGCCGCCCTGCTGGGGGCCGCCAAGGGGGACGAGCACACGCACACG tacAAGGACCGGGAGGAGGTGGTACTATGGATGAATACGGTTGGCCCCTACCACAACCGACAGGAGACATACAGCTATTTCTCCCTGCCCTTCTGCGTGGGTCCCAAAAGCAAGATATCTCACTACCACGAAACCCTCGGCGAAGCTCTTCAAGGCGTGGAGCTGGAATTTTCCGGCCTGGACATCGACTACAAGG AGGACATCGCCAAGACCACATACTGCGAGGTGGAGCTCAATGAAGTGCGGCTTCGGACATTCATCTATGCCGTGAAAAACCACTATTGGTATCAAATGTACATTGACGACCTGCCGATCTggg gcaTCGTCGGCGAAATGGACGAGACTACAGAGGACTTCTACATCTGGACGCACAAACGCTTCGACCTTGGCTACAACGGGGAGCAGATCGTCGATGTTAATTTGACCTCCGAGGCGCGGCAGAGGCTCGAGCTGGGGGCCAAGGTCAAGTTCACGTATGAGGTCAACTGGAAGAGGTCGTCGGTGCGATTCGAGGACCGGTTCGACAAGTATCTCGACCCGACATTCTTCCAGCATAGG aTTCACTGGTTCAGCATCTTCAACTCCTTCATGATGGTCATCTTCCTGGTGGGTCTGGTGTCGATGATCTTGATGAGAACGCTACGGAAGGACTACGCTCGCTACTCcaaggacgaggagatggatgacaTG GAGCGTGACCTGGGCGATGAGTATGGGTGGAAGCAGGTCCACGGCGATGTCTTCCGCCCGCCGGCCCATCCGCTCCTCTTCTCCGCTCTCATCGGCTCGGGCTGCCAAATGTTGACGGTCACCTTTCTCGTCATCCTGTTGGCCATCGTCGGCGAGCTGTACACTGA acgAGGCTCCATGGTCAGCATCGCAATCTTCATCTACGCAGCGACCTCTCCCGTCAACGGCTACTTTGGGGGGTCACTCTACGCGCGCATGGGAG gcaaAGTATGGATTAGGCAGATGATGGTGTCCGCCCTTCTTCTACCAACCCTCGTCTGCGGAACAGCCTTCTTCATCAATTTCATCGCCATCTACTACCATGCGTCGAGGGCCATCGCCTTCACTAtcatg TTAGCAGTGGTGTGCATCTGTACGTTTGTGATCCTGCCGCTGACGCTGGTGGGCACGGTGCTGGGGCGGAACCTGGCCGGCCAACCCAACTACCCCTGCCGCATCAACGCTGTGCCTCGCCCCATACCCGAGAAGAAGTGGTTCATGGAGCCCCTTGTCATTATACCCCTCGGTGGTGTGCTGCCCTTCGGATCGATCTTCATAGAGAT GTACTTCATCTTCACAtcccctaaacctcaccttctcctcatcGCCAG GTACTTCATCTTCACAtcccctaaacctcaccttctcctcttcccaggCACTTCATCTTCCTGtcccctaaacctcaccttctcctcatcGCCAG GCACTTCATCTTCACAtcccctaaacctcaccttctcctcatcGCCAGGTACTTCATCTTCACATCATTCTGGGCGTACAAGATCTACTACGTGTACGGGTTCATGCTGCTGGTCCTGGTga